One segment of Rubripirellula amarantea DNA contains the following:
- a CDS encoding YCF48-related protein, producing MDELKKTIVIIAVLACGCWVMGPASAVDPVSFPGYSACDAMREDSSLHAVDFVTPEQGLAVGDRGLILATGDAGQTWTLAPSPVECTLEDVVWLSTKQAIAVGGGYDPITRISRGTVLRTNNGGATWQSIPRLDLPKLRHIEKQDDGSLLAVGDWSHGSLSSKFQSHDRGLNWQDANRGSPRKVEMSLAKDTSDDLARWNALTRSSSPIRDACRVDATTLCAVGDHGTILLSRDNGQVWKPVRGEDRHAAILFISSTADQVPWSIVGSEALQWRNRVAVLLADEHWSAAPPDEEVSPRELAHQTAIMLGASGVDVMTPEGSSSIEIEASRWIAIHRPDVVVIDESLPQDVNDAFFTAATGAGVYRVLKTSWGQRGAAMLHRNAILTQVGATASDLTSDAFQWIDPMNRHGRFDEDRSVILSRVYESGSASIGGGGQTIAHGLPRSQGARLIAPARVASRHRLQTIQARLRQSNYLLGHIEKVRDENRFKEMLGMLLDQTAKEDQLRMAWSVFLHAEDSPAVESIALACLTERFGKLSVSRWAEKRLEITSRSAEMSKLASMSLIAKAIDTSDATSSNSVVVSPFQNLDAPSPAFQQASAVIPAQFNGSEVVQAQAFENKTNTSGVADVDLQFNFHPAILLSGTHRKRDDTAVPIRLGVAAAAREPASAERQRIMQNGTPRWAELLRGSINKQVIAAQTSIRPRLDGILDDDCWANEKVSVNGIGVFASYDRDYVYLALGCQSDSLGPDPQPQTAHARDQPLAAVDRIRVRLDTDRDLWTSHELEFTDAGRTRDTINGNSAWQPTWYVASHREGNVLVFEVAIKRQDLKSDPIRREESWYLSTDVLAAHQDSVSLMFPDPNEWLQVTFE from the coding sequence ATGGATGAGCTGAAAAAGACAATTGTCATCATCGCCGTGTTGGCTTGCGGGTGTTGGGTCATGGGACCGGCATCAGCGGTCGATCCTGTTTCATTTCCGGGCTATTCCGCCTGTGATGCGATGCGAGAAGACTCTTCACTGCACGCAGTCGATTTTGTGACACCCGAGCAAGGATTGGCAGTCGGAGATCGCGGATTGATCTTGGCGACGGGTGACGCGGGACAAACTTGGACGCTCGCACCATCGCCGGTCGAGTGCACGCTTGAGGATGTCGTTTGGCTCAGCACGAAACAAGCAATCGCGGTGGGTGGGGGCTACGATCCCATCACTCGCATCAGTCGTGGTACTGTCTTGCGGACTAACAATGGCGGAGCGACGTGGCAATCGATTCCTCGGCTAGACCTTCCCAAGTTGCGTCACATCGAAAAACAGGACGACGGTTCGTTACTAGCGGTTGGCGATTGGTCGCATGGTTCGCTGTCTTCAAAGTTCCAAAGTCACGATCGCGGTCTCAATTGGCAAGACGCTAATCGCGGTTCGCCTCGCAAGGTGGAAATGTCGCTCGCGAAAGACACCAGTGACGATTTGGCACGTTGGAACGCACTCACTCGGTCGTCATCCCCTATCCGCGATGCTTGCCGAGTAGACGCAACAACGCTTTGTGCCGTTGGGGATCATGGAACGATTCTTCTTAGCCGAGATAACGGCCAAGTTTGGAAACCAGTTCGAGGCGAAGATCGTCACGCGGCGATTCTGTTTATCAGTAGCACTGCTGATCAAGTCCCTTGGTCGATCGTGGGCAGTGAAGCTCTGCAGTGGCGAAACCGAGTGGCGGTCCTATTGGCCGACGAACATTGGTCCGCCGCACCGCCAGATGAAGAAGTGAGCCCTCGAGAGCTTGCTCATCAAACGGCCATCATGCTAGGTGCCAGCGGTGTGGACGTGATGACGCCGGAAGGTTCGTCATCGATAGAGATTGAAGCTTCCCGTTGGATCGCGATTCATCGACCTGATGTTGTCGTGATAGATGAAAGTCTTCCGCAGGATGTGAATGATGCATTCTTTACCGCAGCGACCGGCGCGGGCGTCTATCGTGTTTTGAAAACGTCGTGGGGACAACGCGGCGCGGCAATGCTGCATCGTAATGCGATCCTAACTCAAGTTGGCGCGACGGCTTCCGATTTGACGAGCGATGCTTTTCAATGGATTGATCCCATGAACAGGCATGGTCGATTCGATGAGGATCGCTCCGTAATTTTAAGTCGAGTCTACGAGTCTGGTTCGGCATCAATTGGTGGAGGTGGCCAAACAATTGCACATGGACTGCCACGTAGCCAAGGGGCGCGACTCATCGCACCCGCGCGCGTAGCATCCCGGCATCGGTTGCAAACCATTCAAGCAAGGTTGCGACAATCCAACTACCTTCTCGGCCACATTGAAAAGGTTCGCGATGAGAACCGATTTAAAGAAATGCTAGGCATGCTCCTCGACCAAACAGCGAAAGAGGATCAGCTTCGCATGGCGTGGTCTGTGTTTTTGCATGCAGAAGACTCTCCTGCAGTTGAGTCCATCGCATTGGCTTGTCTTACTGAACGATTTGGAAAGCTTTCTGTCTCGCGTTGGGCCGAAAAGCGATTGGAGATCACCAGTCGAAGCGCTGAAATGTCAAAGCTGGCGTCGATGAGTCTGATTGCAAAAGCGATCGACACATCGGACGCAACATCATCGAATTCCGTCGTCGTTTCACCCTTTCAAAATCTTGACGCTCCATCCCCAGCGTTCCAACAAGCTTCGGCAGTGATCCCCGCGCAATTCAATGGATCCGAAGTAGTGCAGGCGCAAGCATTCGAAAACAAAACAAACACGAGCGGCGTCGCGGATGTCGATTTGCAATTCAACTTTCATCCCGCGATTCTGCTTAGCGGGACCCATCGCAAACGGGATGACACTGCGGTACCGATTCGCTTGGGTGTCGCTGCGGCGGCTCGTGAACCCGCATCGGCTGAACGACAACGCATTATGCAAAATGGAACGCCTCGTTGGGCGGAACTGCTTCGTGGCAGCATCAACAAGCAAGTGATCGCGGCGCAAACATCGATTCGTCCTCGGCTCGACGGCATTCTCGACGATGATTGCTGGGCCAACGAAAAGGTGAGTGTCAACGGCATCGGCGTGTTTGCATCGTACGATCGGGACTATGTTTACCTCGCTTTGGGATGCCAGTCCGACAGCTTGGGGCCGGACCCTCAGCCGCAAACCGCTCACGCTCGCGACCAACCGCTCGCAGCAGTCGATCGTATCCGGGTTCGCCTCGACACGGATCGAGACCTATGGACTTCCCACGAACTAGAATTCACCGATGCCGGGCGAACCCGAGATACCATCAACGGAAACTCAGCTTGGCAGCCCACGTGGTACGTTGCATCGCATCGGGAAGGGAACGTTCTGGTTTTCGAAGTCGCAATCAAGCGTCAAGATTTGAAATCGGATCCGATCCGCCGTGAAGAGAGCTGGTACCTGTCGACGGATGTATTGGCGGCCCATCAAGATTCCGTTTCGCTGATGTTCCCCGACCCCAACGAATGGCTACAGGTTACCTTTGAATAG
- a CDS encoding glucosamine-6-phosphate deaminase, with protein sequence MRIIVTQDRQAMGRWVATQAAEQLIQKIADQGHANIVIATGSSQFEVLSELAKQPGIDWSKVTGFHLDEYVGLSIEHPASFCRYLKERFVNKVPLNAFHYLQGDGDIQEVISKTSELITQTKIDLALVGIGENGHLAFNDPPADFDTDAPYLVVELDEACRQQQVGEGWFATLDDVPTQAITMSIKQIMKAETIFCSVPDERKAKAVADTVQGEISSMVPASILRQHNDATLIVDETAASRLDLATRQSAEAVS encoded by the coding sequence ATGCGTATTATTGTTACTCAGGATAGACAAGCGATGGGCCGCTGGGTGGCCACCCAGGCCGCAGAACAACTGATTCAGAAAATTGCTGACCAGGGACACGCCAATATCGTTATCGCAACCGGTTCCTCACAGTTCGAAGTACTCAGCGAATTGGCAAAGCAACCGGGGATTGATTGGTCTAAGGTGACCGGCTTCCATCTTGATGAGTACGTTGGATTGTCAATTGAACACCCCGCTTCGTTTTGCCGCTATTTGAAAGAGCGTTTTGTTAACAAAGTACCTTTGAACGCTTTTCACTACCTTCAAGGAGACGGCGACATCCAAGAAGTGATCTCCAAGACAAGCGAATTGATCACTCAAACCAAAATCGACTTGGCGCTTGTGGGCATTGGTGAAAATGGACACCTCGCTTTCAACGATCCACCCGCGGACTTTGACACCGATGCCCCGTACTTAGTGGTGGAACTCGATGAGGCTTGCCGTCAACAACAGGTGGGTGAAGGATGGTTCGCCACTCTCGACGACGTGCCAACGCAAGCGATCACAATGTCAATCAAGCAGATCATGAAGGCGGAAACTATTTTCTGCAGTGTCCCTGATGAAAGAAAAGCCAAGGCAGTCGCCGACACGGTCCAGGGTGAAATATCCTCTATGGTTCCCGCCAGTATCCTTCGCCAGCACAACGACGCCACATTGATCGTCGACGAAACTGCAGCTAGCCGACTTGACCTTGCTACCCGGCAGTCCGCCGAAGCGGTGTCATGA
- a CDS encoding N-acetylglucosamine-6-phosphate deacetylase, translating to MSGCIDVQVNGYAGVDFNAADLNIEQVIAACRRLRRDGVDRILATVITDSVGAMTSKISRLAQFIGGDTEIAKTIAGIHVEGPFINSDDGYVGAHPRNAVIPATVETAKRLLDSGDGWVRMLTLAPEHDPNGATTKFLSDNNIVIAAGHCDATLDQLRCGIDCGLRMFTHLGNGCPALMNRHDNIIQRVLSLADRLTISFIADGHHVPDYALKNYLRCVPDDHVIITTDAISAAGQGPGIHSLSGQSVIVDSDGAAWAMTADGTRDNHFAGCATTMPKMIEILKSRVGATDQQIAKWTRSNAFDLFKGNL from the coding sequence ATGAGTGGCTGCATTGACGTGCAAGTCAACGGATACGCGGGAGTAGATTTCAACGCGGCCGATCTGAACATCGAGCAGGTAATAGCCGCGTGCAGGCGACTGCGGCGCGACGGAGTGGATAGAATCCTGGCGACCGTGATTACCGATTCGGTTGGGGCGATGACGTCAAAGATCAGTCGGCTTGCCCAGTTCATTGGCGGCGATACCGAAATTGCGAAGACGATCGCTGGAATCCATGTCGAAGGTCCGTTCATCAACTCCGATGATGGTTACGTGGGTGCTCATCCTCGAAACGCGGTGATCCCCGCTACGGTGGAAACGGCCAAGCGGTTGCTGGATTCGGGCGATGGCTGGGTCCGCATGTTGACCCTCGCGCCCGAACACGATCCCAACGGAGCGACCACTAAGTTTTTGTCGGACAACAACATCGTGATTGCTGCGGGCCATTGCGATGCAACCCTTGATCAACTTCGATGCGGGATTGATTGTGGCTTGCGAATGTTCACTCACTTGGGAAACGGATGCCCCGCTTTGATGAATCGACATGACAACATCATCCAACGGGTCCTTTCGCTAGCCGATCGTTTGACGATTTCGTTCATCGCGGACGGACACCATGTTCCGGACTATGCATTGAAGAACTACCTGCGATGCGTGCCAGATGATCATGTTATCATCACCACCGACGCGATCAGTGCAGCCGGCCAGGGCCCCGGCATTCATTCGCTCTCCGGCCAATCGGTCATCGTCGATTCCGACGGCGCCGCGTGGGCAATGACAGCTGATGGAACTCGCGACAATCACTTTGCTGGCTGCGCTACGACGATGCCGAAAATGATTGAGATCCTAAAATCGCGAGTTGGTGCTACCGATCAACAGATCGCAAAATGGACTCGGTCCAATGCCTTCGACCTATTCAAAGGTAACCTGTAG